CGTAATTGTTCGGCAACATCGAAAGGCGGCATTTCCTTGAATTGTGTTCCTGACCGGGTGTTGAGAGTCGACAACGGAAGAGGTTTGCCTCCGTGGCTGACCTGGCTTATCATGTGGTTGGCTGACAATAAACACAGGATGAAAAGGGTGACTAGCTTTTTCATATACCTGCAAATATATGTTTTTCTTTTAACAATTTAATTGTTTCCGGTGAACAAATTTGTGAAAGCACTCCCGTATTTCGTGATTTTTATCTAAGTTTGCCAAGCGAAAAGAATGATTCTGAATTTGTAAAACCAATATTACATAATTAAATAATAAAGATATGGCAACACCTCCTTTCAAGTATCAGGCACCGTTCCCACTCGGACCGGATACAACAGAGTATTATCTGCTTACAAAAGATTATGTATCGGTATCCGAATTTGAAGGACAGCCGATGCTGAAAATTGCAAAAGAAGGACTTACAGCGATGGCTAACGCTGCTTTCCGTGATGTGGCTTTCATGCTTCGTCCCGAGCACAACGAACAGGTAGCTAAGATCCTGAGCGATCCGGAAGCCAGCGACAACGATAAGTTCGTGGCATTGACTTTCCTGCGTAATGCGGAAGTATCTGCAAAAGGACAGCTTCCTTTCTGCCAGGATACCGGTACGGCTATTATCCACGGTGAAAAAGGCCAGCATGTATGGACTGGATATTGTGATGAAGAAGCGCTTTCTTTAGGTGTTTACAAAACTTATACGGAAGAAAACCTGCGTTATTCACAGAATGCTCCTTTAAATATGTACGACGAGGTAAATACGAAATGTAACTTACCTGCACAGATCGACATCGAAGCTACTGAAGGTATGGAATATAAATTCCTCTGTGTAGCTAAAGGCGGTGGTTCTGCCAACAAGACTTATCTGTTCCAGGAAACAAAAGCGATCCTGAACCCGGCTACCCTGGTTCCGTTCCTGGTAGAAAAAATGAAGACATTGGGTACGGCTGCTTGCCCTCCTTATCATATTGCGTTCGTTATCGGTGGTACTTCTGCTGAAAAGAACCTGTTGACAGTGAAGCTGGCTTCTACTCATTATTACGACAACTTGCCTACAAGCGGTAACGAAGGCGGACAGGCTTTCCGTGATATCGAATTGGAAAAACAGGTACTGGAAGCCGCTCACAACATCGGTTTGGGTGCCCAGTTCGGCGGTAAGTATTATGCGCACGACGTTCGTATCGTTCGTCTACCCCGCCACGGTGCTTCTTGCCCGGTAGGTATGGGTGTTTCCTGTTCTGCCGACCGTAACATCAAATGTAAGATCAATAAAGACGGTATCTGGATCGAAAAGATGGATTCAAATCCTGGCCGTCTGATCCCAGAGGAATTGCGTAAGGCCGGTGAAGGTAATGCTGTAAAGATCAATTTGAACCAGCCGATGGCTGATATCCTGAAAGAACTGACTAAATATCCGGTATCGACTCGCCTTTCTCTGAGCGGAACGATCGTGGTAGGTCGCGACATTGCGCACGCTAAACTGAAAGAACGTATTGATAAAGGGGAAGGTCTGCCTCAATACATCAAAGATCATCCTATTTATTATGCAGGTCCTGCCAAGACTCCGGCTGGAATGGCTTCCGGTTCTTTCGGCCCGACAACTGCCGGTCGTATGGACTCGTATGTCGACCTGTTCCAGGACAATGGCGGTAGCATGATCATGATTGCCAAGGGTAACCGTAGCCAGCAGGTTACAGATGCCTGTCAGAAGCATGGTGGTTTCTACCTCGGTAGTATCGGTGGTCCGGCTGCTATCCTTGCACAGGAAAGCATCAAGAAGGTAGAATGTCTGGAATATCCTGAACTGGGAATGGAAGCAATCTGGAAGATCGAAGTAGAAGACTTCCCTGCATTTATTCTGGTTGACGATAAAGGCAATGATTTCTTCAAACAGCTGAAGCCACGTTGCTCTTGCAGTAAATAAGACTAATTCATTATAAGAGGTGAAAGCTGCTCCATTCTGTGGGGCAGCTTTTTTTCATGCTGAAGAATTACCAGTGTCCTGTTTTCTTTCCCCTTGATAACGATAACAAAAAAAGAGCCATCCTGTCGCAGGATAGCTCTTTTATATATAATGTATAAGAAAGTCGTTTATTAATAACGATCGTTACGACGGTCTCCGCGATCTCCACGGTCACCACGATCCTGACGAGGACCACGGTCTCCGCGATCACCACGTTCCGGTCTCGGACCTCTTTCGGGTCTCGGCGGACGTTCTTCGTAACCTTCCGGTTTCGGCAGCAATACCTTGCGTGAAAGTTTGAACTTACCGGTCTTTGCATCGATGTCTACCAGTTTCACCTGAATAGTATCACCTTCTTTCAAACCAGCCTGTTCAACTGTTTCCAGACGAGCCCAGTCGATTTCAGAGATGTGCAGCAAACCGTCTTTGCCCGGCATAAATTCAACGAATGCACCGTAAGGCATGATAGAAGAGATCTTTCCTTCATATACTTCGCCGATTTCAGGAACGGCAACGATACCCTTGATCGCTCTGATAGCAGCATCGATCGTATCTTTGTTTGTTCCGGAGATTTCGATCTTACCAAAACCGTCCACTTCTTCGATTGTGATAACAGCACCTGTCTTTTCCTGGATACCCTGGATAATCTTTCCACCCGGGCCGATCACTGCGCCGATGAACTCTTTGCCGATCGTCATCGATTCGATGCGCGGAGCATGCGGTTTCAGTTCAGCACGTGTCTCCGGCTGAGCTTCCATGATCTTTCCTAAGATGTGCATACGGCCTTCTCTTGCCTGAGCCAGTGCGTTTTCAAGGATTTCGTATGACAAACCGTCAACCTTGATGTCCATCTGAGTGGCAGTGATACCGTCTGCTGTACCTGTTACTTTGAAGTCCATATCTCCCAGGTGGTCTTCGTCTCCCAGGATATCCGACAGGATAGCGTAGTTTTGACCTTTGTTCTCAGAGATAAGCCCCATTGCGATGCCTGATACCGGTTTCTTCATCGGAACGCCGGCATCTCTCAATGCCAGTGTACCGGCGCAAACAGTTGCCATAGAAGAAGAACCGTTTGATTCGAGGATATCGGAGATTACGCGTACAACGTAAGGATAATTATCCGGGATCATGCGCTTCAAAGCACGGTGAGCCAGGTTACCATGACCTACTTCGCGACGTCCTACACCACGTGATGCTTTTGCTTCACCGGTAGAGAACGGAGGGAAATTATAATGTAATAAGAAACGTTCCTTGCTGTGGTTCAGTACGTCGTCAATCATTTTCTCGTCGGCTTTGGTACCGAGTGTAACAGTTGTCAACGACTGAGTTTCACCACGTGTGAAGACTGCAGATCCGTGAGGTCCCGGAAGATAATCCGTTTCGATCCAAATCGGACGAATTTCTGTTGTCTTACGACCGTCCAGACGCTTTCCTTCGTCGAGGATAGCACGGCGCATGGCCTCTTTTTCTACATCGTGGTAGTAACGGCCGATCATTTCAGCCTTGGCTTCCAGCTCTTCTTCAGAGAAGTTAGCTTTATATTCTTCTACGATTGCCTGGAAAGCATCGAAGCGCTGGTGTTTGTCCGTACCGGATGTAGCAACAGCATATGCTTTTGCGAAACATTTATCATGTACATCTTTGCGCAGTTCTTCGTCATTTTCTTCGTGGCAGTATTCGCGTTTAACGAGTTTGCCGCAAGCTTCCGACAGTTCAAGCTGAGCCTGGCACTGTGCTTTGATAGCTTCGTGAGCCACTTTGATTGCTTCCAGCATTTCAGATTCCTGAACTTCTGCCATTTCACCTTCCACCATCATGATGTTGTCGATAGTAGCAGCAACCATCATGTCGATATCAGCTTTTTCCAATTCAGAGAATGTCGGGTTGATGATAAATTTACCGTCGACACGTGCTACGCGAACTTCAGAAATCGGTCCGTTGAAAGGTATATCGGATACTGCCAAAGCAGCAGATGCTGCTAAACCAGCCAGAGCATCCGGCATATCTTCGCCGTCAGCAGAGAATAATATAACGTTTACATATACTTCTGCGTGGTAATTGTCCGGGAATAACGGACGCAACGCGCGGTCTACGAGGCGCGATGTCAGGATTTCGTAATCCGAAGCCTTTCCTTCTCTTTTTGTAAAACCTCCGGGAAAACGGCCAAATGCGGAGTACTTTTCTTTGTATTCAACTTGCAGCGGCATGAAGTCAACACCGGGATTTGCATCTTTAGCGGCACAAACAGTAGCCAGCAACACTGTGTTGCCCATACGAACGGTAACCGCACCGTCCGCCTGTTTTGCCAACTTCCCGGTCTCGATGGTGATGGTTCTTCCATCAGCCAACTCGATCGTCTTGTTAATTGGATTAAGCATAATCTTCTTTCTTATTTTTCTATCTGTAAAAATTGGTGCAAATGTAATGAAAGTTTGCCTGTAAACACGTGAAAATGAAAATAAAAAACATCAGAAAAGCCCTTTTTTATAAAAATAAAGGGAAGATTTCACGAATAATAGTGCCACAATTGTAAAATAATGTATATTTGCATCGGAATTACGAACATTGTAAAGAAAAAATGATGAAACAAATATCTGCAAAGTCACAGTCCGTTATCGGAGTATGGTTACTGTTTGTTGTCGGGATATGTATATTGCTATTCACGGCCTGTAACAACACGTCCGATTTTACAGTGAAAGGAGTTGTATCCGGAGCTGATGGTCAGACCATGTATTTGGAAAACGTCGGCATATCGAATGTCGAACTGATAGATTCTGTTAAGCTCACGGCGGCAGGTAAGTTTAAATTTACGCATAAGCGTCCGGATTTTCCGGATTTCTATCGTCTGCGTCTGAACAATCAGAAGATTAATTTCTCGATCGATTCGGTGGAGACGATTACGATTGCAGCCGATGCCGGAACGTTCGCCACCTCTTATTCGGTGGAAGGTTCTGAAAACTGTAAGGCTATTAAGGCGATTACATTGGCGCAGCTGGATGCCAATCAGGCCATCGGTAAGTTACGTAAAGAATATGAAGATAAGCATATTGC
This is a stretch of genomic DNA from Parabacteroides chongii. It encodes these proteins:
- a CDS encoding fumarate hydratase, which encodes MATPPFKYQAPFPLGPDTTEYYLLTKDYVSVSEFEGQPMLKIAKEGLTAMANAAFRDVAFMLRPEHNEQVAKILSDPEASDNDKFVALTFLRNAEVSAKGQLPFCQDTGTAIIHGEKGQHVWTGYCDEEALSLGVYKTYTEENLRYSQNAPLNMYDEVNTKCNLPAQIDIEATEGMEYKFLCVAKGGGSANKTYLFQETKAILNPATLVPFLVEKMKTLGTAACPPYHIAFVIGGTSAEKNLLTVKLASTHYYDNLPTSGNEGGQAFRDIELEKQVLEAAHNIGLGAQFGGKYYAHDVRIVRLPRHGASCPVGMGVSCSADRNIKCKINKDGIWIEKMDSNPGRLIPEELRKAGEGNAVKINLNQPMADILKELTKYPVSTRLSLSGTIVVGRDIAHAKLKERIDKGEGLPQYIKDHPIYYAGPAKTPAGMASGSFGPTTAGRMDSYVDLFQDNGGSMIMIAKGNRSQQVTDACQKHGGFYLGSIGGPAAILAQESIKKVECLEYPELGMEAIWKIEVEDFPAFILVDDKGNDFFKQLKPRCSCSK
- the pnp gene encoding polyribonucleotide nucleotidyltransferase, yielding MLNPINKTIELADGRTITIETGKLAKQADGAVTVRMGNTVLLATVCAAKDANPGVDFMPLQVEYKEKYSAFGRFPGGFTKREGKASDYEILTSRLVDRALRPLFPDNYHAEVYVNVILFSADGEDMPDALAGLAASAALAVSDIPFNGPISEVRVARVDGKFIINPTFSELEKADIDMMVAATIDNIMMVEGEMAEVQESEMLEAIKVAHEAIKAQCQAQLELSEACGKLVKREYCHEENDEELRKDVHDKCFAKAYAVATSGTDKHQRFDAFQAIVEEYKANFSEEELEAKAEMIGRYYHDVEKEAMRRAILDEGKRLDGRKTTEIRPIWIETDYLPGPHGSAVFTRGETQSLTTVTLGTKADEKMIDDVLNHSKERFLLHYNFPPFSTGEAKASRGVGRREVGHGNLAHRALKRMIPDNYPYVVRVISDILESNGSSSMATVCAGTLALRDAGVPMKKPVSGIAMGLISENKGQNYAILSDILGDEDHLGDMDFKVTGTADGITATQMDIKVDGLSYEILENALAQAREGRMHILGKIMEAQPETRAELKPHAPRIESMTIGKEFIGAVIGPGGKIIQGIQEKTGAVITIEEVDGFGKIEISGTNKDTIDAAIRAIKGIVAVPEIGEVYEGKISSIMPYGAFVEFMPGKDGLLHISEIDWARLETVEQAGLKEGDTIQVKLVDIDAKTGKFKLSRKVLLPKPEGYEERPPRPERGPRPERGDRGDRGPRQDRGDRGDRGDRRNDRY